The genomic DNA AGCCCGCATCATGCATTTTTCACAATTCCGGGAGCCCCGTTTAAATAATATATAACACGGCATCCCTTCGAGGGTACGGTCTGATCTGAACCACTCCTCCATAGTCCGGTTCGACCAGATTACTTTGTAGTTACTATCAATAATTATTAACCCTGCTCCAATTGCGCTGATGATATTCTCCAGCTTTCTTTTTTCCTGCTGCAACCGCACGTTGACGTAAGCGGTCCGCTGTCGGAGCTCCTCCTGCTGAATCTTCAGGTCATGCCGCTCCAGCGTCCTCTGAATCACCATATAGAGCCTGGTCAAGTAATCCCCCCCCTTATTCACATAATCATAAGCCCCCATTTTCATGGCCTGGACAGCGACCTGCTCGTTGCCATGTCCGGTGATCATAATGGTAGGGATGTTGAGGTTTCTTTTTCTCATGGACCAGAGAAACTCAAGTCCATTCATTTGGGGAAGGGAGTAATTGAGCAGAATCACATCGTATTTATCCTTTCCCAATAACTCAAGGCCTTTCTCTCCACTGTCTGCGGCGGTGATATCCATGTCCAGGGGACCGCTCAGTAAGGCATCCTTAATAAGCTGCTGGTGCTGGGGACTGTCCTCGACCAGCAATAATCGAATCCTTGAGGAGCGCTCTGTTCCTTCTGCGGATAGATCCTCTTTTACCACAAAATCCTTATTACCCGTATTGTCCATAAACTTTCTTTTTACCTTACCAAGTCATAATTGTTAGTATTAGATGATAAAATTATGAAGTCTCTTTGATTGAATATAACAAAACATGCCCGATTTGTAAATGGGATTCCCGGCCCAAGTAATCTGGTATTAAAATTATGCCATTGATATTTTACGGAAAATAGTGTATAATCTCCATAAATAAATCATAACTGATAATTTTCTTCACAATACCAAAAAGGAACTCTAAGTACATGAATAAAAGATCGCCTTTACTCCTGGTGACCGGTATTCTGTTTCTCTGGTCCGCTACTCTTCTTTCAGGGAATACCTGTGCACAACTCTACCCCTATCCGGGGGCAACAAACCCGCTCCTTTCTACAGCTTATCTGTCACTCTATCTCAGTCCTTACTATTACAACACGATGGTACCCATGTCCTCTTTCGGACAGTTTGATCCATCCATCAACCTGAACGATGTTACTCTTTCCCTTGATATCCTTTACAGTCCGTCTCAGTACCGAACCTTTGACCCAAGCTCCCTGAAGGGACTTTATCAGTTTTCCCCATCTCCATTCAACTACGTCTGGAATTCTCTGGTGGATAGTCAGGACAGCACGCAAACTGTTAACCCCTACTTTGCCACCCCCTTCTATTATCCCCTGCTGAATAAAGACTACTTCGCCACCAACCCGGCCGAACGCAGCATTCCTCTTTCTCTGTATACTCTCTATTCGTTCGCCCCTCATCTGCCGGAGCTGTTTTATTCCGCCACCCAGGCAGGACTGGCCCCAGCCCAAAATTTTATGAATGCCCTGGGGTTGTCACTGCTGCCGATTGTATAAATATTATACTCTATTGCTGAAAGTATTTCAAAAAAGCCGATGCTCATCTCATAATTAGCCGAAAAGAAAAGATAAGGTGTCCTCTTGAATCTTGAATTGCGGATAAAATGTTCGACATGCATAATAATATTTTGCTCCATTCAATATCGATTTTAAAATCCAGATAAAACATTAATTCAATTAGATATCTGCTTTTTTTCTAAACCCTTACCTGAAAATAGAATACTCTGAATCGATCCTAAGCTTTTAAATCAAATTGTATTTATAATATATTAAAAGAGGGTATTGCAAAAAAGTAATAATATGGTATAATCTATCTTGATCTTATAAAGGGTTTTATTAATTCAATAGAACCAAATGATTAAATTAATCTCTGCGAGAAGGAGAAAAAAATGGTATTTGATAAAGCTAACATTCTGGTGGTCGATGATGACCAGGACCTGAGTGAATTTATTGTCGAGCTTCTGGTAAAGGATGGTTACAAGGTTTCCTCGGTAACCAACATTAATGATTCCCTCTATAAACTGAAAAACGATATCTTCGACATCGTTCTCCTGGATCTGAAGTTGCCTGATATCAATGGCAGCCAGGGAATCACCGAGATTAAAAAGGTATCCCCTCACTCGAAGGTGATAATCCTGACCGGATATCCGTCGGTAGACTCCGCTGTATCGACCATGAAAAACGGAGCTATCGATTATCTGAAAAAGCCTTTCAAGAACGAAGAATTACTTGATATCATCAGAGGCAACATCAACCTTGAGGTTAAGAATAATATCCTCAGCAAGCTGGGAGAAAAGATCAAGAGTATCCGAAAGAGCAAGGGGATCAAGATCAAACAATTGAGTACCAGATCGGGATTGACCGAAAGCTCTATCTCCATGATCGAAAACGGAAAAATATCTCCCTCGATCACGACCATTAACAAGATTGCCATGGCCCTGAGTGTCCA from bacterium includes the following:
- a CDS encoding response regulator — encoded protein: MVFDKANILVVDDDQDLSEFIVELLVKDGYKVSSVTNINDSLYKLKNDIFDIVLLDLKLPDINGSQGITEIKKVSPHSKVIILTGYPSVDSAVSTMKNGAIDYLKKPFKNEELLDIIRGNINLEVKNNILSKLGEKIKSIRKSKGIKIKQLSTRSGLTESSISMIENGKISPSITTINKIAMALSVHPIEFFEIEKHKKWILTRKGEREKLLFDNSDNKLEFLIKDKKDYKNEIFISYLAANQKSFEEYITHEGFKFGYVLSGAVEVELGNEKVRVSEGDTIFFEAIIPHLWKSADNRESSTLWVVTRE